The following proteins are encoded in a genomic region of Arachis stenosperma cultivar V10309 chromosome 4, arast.V10309.gnm1.PFL2, whole genome shotgun sequence:
- the LOC130976912 gene encoding uncharacterized protein LOC130976912 yields the protein MPTMEAGEVAVFVDTNFGTRIAFKAFPHVTVASLKRDFARVHLGCLPDTGEIQVNGLMVKRKSCFYYLPDSLPIKHVFPKMRRTWFLHMDIQHLTRSHIPCSPCGIAILSKRQGLMTSNGENKVICNSEEKRAEGFCKNYMQNAAGGTLEDEKPTGTTEKSQYLKEENKVENQAVLHANSMQGSLSKMSTQVISVSAIINKYFLGFNGIDNINSSPNSDFTSNAVHSDIEVQSKATPQSCLKRRINIPAPVTPKTAPPVLHAAFRVDLVSKKAGPKRRRSRKHAPFHADLVSKERKSRVGKRLLVASQSLGVSPIKDSSILFCKLKNRNQIEKKSQINGSIFSLSDSDSDS from the exons ATGCCAACTATGGAAGCTGGTGAAGTTGCTGTGTTTGTGGACACCAATTTTGGCACTCGCATTGCTTTCAAAGCCTTTCCCCACGTTACAGTTGCATCACTCAAAA GAGACTTTGCGAGAGTACACCTCGGATGTTTACCAGATACAGGAGAAATCCAAGTTAATGGATTAATG GTCAAGCGAAAATCATGCTTCTACTACCTGCCAGATTCCCTGCCTATAAAGCATGTTTTCCCCAAGATGAGGAGAACATGGTTTCTTCACATGGACATTCAGCATTTAACGCGTTCGCATATTCCATGTTCACCCTGTGGCATAGCCATTCTTTCCAAACGCCAGGGCTTGATGACCTCAAATGGTGAGAACAAAGTTATATGCAATAGTGAGGAAAAAAGAGCGGAAGGGTTCTGCAAAAATTACATGCAAAATGCAGCTGGTGGAACTCTAGAAGACGAAAAACCTACCGGCACCACCGAGAAGAGTCAATATTTGAAGGAAGAAAATAAAGTTGAAAATCAGGCTGTGTTGCATGCAAACTCAATGCAAGGCAGTCTCAGTAAGATGTCAACACAAGTGATATCAGtgtcagccataatcaataaatACTTTCTGGGCTTCAATGGGATTGACAATATTAACAGTTCTCCAAACTCAGACTTTACATCCAATGCTGTTCACAGTGATATCGAAGTTCAATCAAAAGCTACACCACAGAGTTGTTTGAAAAGACGAATCAATATTCCGGCACCGGTAACTCCCAAAACAGCTCCACCTGTTCTGCATGCTGCATTTCGGGTTGACTTGGTTTCCAAAAAAGCAGGGCCTAAAAGGAGAAGATCCAGAAAACATGCTCCGTTTCATGCTGACTTGGTTTCCAAAGAGAGAAAATCCAGAGTTGGGAAGCGTCTTCTTGTCGCTTCTCAAAGTCTTGGGGTTTCTCCCATCAAGGATAGTTCCATACTTTTTTGTAAACTTAAAAATAGAAATCAAATAGAGAAGAAATCTCAGATCAATGGTTCAATATTTTCTCTTAGTGATAGTGACAGTGATAGTTGA
- the LOC130977031 gene encoding protein TRIGALACTOSYLDIACYLGLYCEROL 4, chloroplastic produces the protein MRKLRWVMDGGGFWDLDVSTPKTLEGSACPVSGNPLPLGLSRGPRLSRPKQVDFMQRFMFAPFVPSFAKPNGLSLQRVLSLPLNDDWVVYLLGQFHLQKFISFVKRSEEKPSRVSSWFKTIGRQLQQKSLYALGLFSEFQLTSDDILHLALDYDDNPRGKAILRHKFPSHELTVEAVSPGLFVDKSGNYWDVPFSMAIDFASLSTSDSSMSYHLSAHYNSGSPEPFDRIQNQIGGPPRNILPGLALKSSISFRNKVDIWKSEAPKLKLVQPYDLFISNPNVSASWNIGAAATTGFGESAERALANEDPIGFFIDNSDGLNASFLADTFASASLTAQLGNFQKRYLDLTRFQAQLNIPSGTKFFYGARNLAREYFQSRKPSLDDFQAVCPNATLSFQQQIFGPLSFRVDSGVTIDLKDPNIVKAKDSVIAIEYALQVLLSAKAVAWYCPQRQEFMAELRFYEK, from the exons ATGAGGAAGTTGAGATGGGTAATGGATGGAGGAGGCTTTTGGGACCTTGATGTCTCAACTCCAAAGACCCTCGAGGGTTCGGCCTGCCCTGTGTCTGGGAATCCTCTACCCTTGGGCCTTTCCAGGGGGCCCAGGCTTTCCAGGCCCAAGCAGGTTGACTTCATGCAGCGCTTCATGTTCGCTCCGTTTGTTCCTTCCTTCGCCAAACCAAATGGACTCTCCCTCCAGCGAGTCCTCTCCCTCCCACTCAACGATGACTG GGTTGTATATCTTCTTGGTCAATTCCATTTGCAAAAATTCATTTCATTTGTTAAAAGAAGTGAGGAAAAGCCATCTCGAGTTTCGTCTTGGTTTAAAACCATTGGGAGACAGCTGCAGCAGAAATCCTTATATGCACTGGGCTTGTTTTCAGAGTTCCAGTTAACATCGGATGATATCTTACATTTGGCCTTAGACTATGATGATAATCCAAGAGGGAAAGCAATTCTTCGTCACAAG TTTCCTAGTCATGAACTCACAGTGGAGGCAGTTTCTCCTGGTCTTTTTGTTGACAAGTCTGGTAATTATTGGGATGTTCCATTTTCAATGGCGATCGACTTTGCTTCTCTATCAACCAGCGATTCTTCTATGAGTTATCATTTATCTGCGCACTATAACTCTGGGTCACCTGAGCCCTTTGACAGGATCCAAAATCAAATTGGCGGACCACCACGAAACATACTTCCAGGTTTAGCCCTCAAAAGTTCCATATCTTTCAGGAACAAGGTTGATATTTGGAAAAGTGAAGCTCCTAAGTTGAAATTGGTGCAACCATATGACTTGTTCatttctaatcctaatgtgtCTGCATCATGGAATATCG GTGCTGCTGCTACAACTGGTTTTGGAGAGAGCGCAGAAAGAGCACTGGCAAATGAAGATCCCATAGGTTTTTTTATTGATAATTCTGATGGGCTTAATGCTTCGTTTCTAGCGGATACATTTGCATCTGCTTCTCTTACAGCCCAACTTGGAAACTTCCAAAAGCGTTATCTAGATCTTACGCGATTTCAGGCCCAGCTGAATATACCTTCAGGTACCAAATTCTTTTATGGTGCGAGAAATCTAGCACGAGAATATTTCCAATCCAGAAAGCCCAGCTTGGATGATTTTCAGGCAGTTTGCCCCAATGCCACCTTATCTTTTCAACAGCAG ATTTTTGGGCCATTGAGTTTTAGAGTTGATTCAGGAGTAACAATTGATTTGAAGGACCCTAACATTGTAAAAGCAAAGGATTCAGTAATAGCAATTGAGTATGCATTGCAAGTACTTCTTTCAGCAAAAGCAGTTGCATGGTATTGTCCCCAGCGCCAAGAGTTTATGGCAGAACTTCGGTTTTATGAAAAATAA
- the LOC130974796 gene encoding uncharacterized protein LOC130974796, which yields MEFKEAVREYCIQEGRRIWFKKNDNVRMIAVCKDENYGWLVYAANNTENNYWQIKTFNDYHSCARETKNRLANRKWLVGKLVKKLRKYPNLRHCEAAQYFKTKCDLELSKCSLTRALGDARAVVYGDAAAQYGMVRDYGLTLLRSNPGSTVTVGVIPQPNPDDEPIFEKMYICLDACKKGFLAGCRLLIGLDGAFLKTQHGGQILSAIGQDANNHIYVIAYAIVPIENTKNWRWFLELLHQDLGDYKQNKLCFISDMWWTKL from the coding sequence ATGGAGTTCAAAGAGGCTGTGCGTGAATATTGTATACAGGAGGGTCGGAGGATTTGGTTTAAAAAGAATGATAATGTAAGGATGATAGCAGTGTGTAAGGATGAGAACTATGGATGGCTTGTGTATGCTGCTAACAACACTGAGAACAATTACTGGCAGATCAAGACGTTCAATGATTATCACAGTTGTGCAAGGGAAACCAAAAATAGATTGGCTAATAGGAAGTGGCTGGTCGGAAAATTGGTGAAGAAGCTACGAAAATATCCTAACTTAAGACACTGTGAGGCTGCTCAGTATTTTAAGACAAAATGTGACTTGGAACTAAGCAAGTGTTCACTGACTAGGGCCTTAGGAGATGCTAGGGCTGTCGTGTATGGTGATGCTGCTGCCCAATATGGGATGGTAAGGGATTATGGGCTGACACTACTTAGGAGTAACCCAGGCTCTACTGTCACAGTTGGAGTTATCCCTCAGCCCAACCCTGATGATGAACCAATATTTGAAAAGATGTACATCTGCTTGGATGCCTGTAAGAAGGGATTTCTGGCTGGCTGCAGACTACTCATAGGCTTGGATGGAGCTTTTCTGAAGACCCAGCATGGTGGCCAGATCTTGTCTGCAATTGGACAAGATGCAAACAATCACATATATGTGATTGCATATGCAATTGTCCCTATTGAAAATACTAAAAACTGGAGGTGGTTCTTGGAATTACTTCATCAAGACTTGGGAGATTATAAGCAAAACAAGCTCTGTTTCATTTCAGAtatgtggtggacgaaattgtga
- the LOC130973440 gene encoding uncharacterized protein LOC130973440, with product MAASATNDHNQWKQFYNQHQTHQMTAAVAATTTMVAASSSSESILSPKGSGVTKPIRRRSRASKKTPTTLLNANTTNFRALVQQFTGCPNSNNSIMSCSSLIGVHNKGPITLNFQQGSSSSAARRTIIPSSFVVGGGSGRDYCYDDHNQGQQQLAATTTTNNNSLFPWQKQQDHQLQEQESGYSFDEYVMKNSYNSDDHGMMMIMDNDFSLHDLAVNNNAFPDHDTY from the coding sequence ATGGCTGCTAGTGCTACCAATGATCATAATCAATGGAAGCAATTCTATAATCAGCACCAAACTCATCAGATGACGGCGGCGGTGGCGGCAACAACCACCATGGTggcagcatcatcatcatcagagaGTATTTTGAGTCCAAAAGGAAGTGGTGTTACAAAACCAATTAGAAGAAGATCAAGAGCATCAAAGAAAACACCAACAACACTTCTCAATGCAAACACCACCAATTTTAGGGCATTGGTGCAACAATTCACAGGGTGTCCTAATAGCAACAACAGCATTATGTCATGTTCATCACTAATTGGGGTCCATAACAAAGGTCCTATTACCTTAAATTTCCAACAAGGTTCATCATCATCAGCAGCAAGAAGAACAATAATTCCATCATCATTTGTTGTTGGTGGGGGAAGTGGAAGAGATTATTGTTATGATGATCATAACCAGGGTCAACAACAATTAGctgctactactactactaataataattcTCTTTTTCCATGGCAGAAGCAACAGGATCATCAATTGCAAGAGCAAGAGAGTGGTTACTCTTTTGATGAGTATGTTATGAAGAACAGTTATAATAGTGATGATCATGGCATGATGATGATCATGGATAATGATTTTAGTTTGCATGATCTTGCTGTCAATAATAATGCCTTCCCTGATCATGATACTTATTAA